The following DNA comes from Numida meleagris isolate 19003 breed g44 Domestic line chromosome 16, NumMel1.0, whole genome shotgun sequence.
CTGGATGGAGAACATCTGGCGTCTGTGGGCGCCTCTGGAGCACCCTGCCAAGGTGAGGCAAGGCAGGAGAAGCCCGTGGGAGGCAGAGGAGCTCAGCGGGTTCCCAGGTGCTGCTGTCACGCCAGTTTCGCTGTAGGCTCCAgacagcacccagcagctggTGCCTGCCTGCCACGAGCTCCCGGCTCTCGAGTCCTGGCAGTGCGTGCAGGGCAGCATGGCCTTGGCTGGGTGTTGGTGACGGGGTTGGTCAGGGCTTCTCTTAGCAGCATTGCATGCCTGAGATTTGCAGCCGCAGTTCCCTTTCCTGTTCTGGGAACTGGACAGAACTTGCAGCGTTTGGCCAAACCCCGAGTGACTGCCAGCGCTGTGGGATTTCCCACTGATGTCACATGGCCACCAGCTCCCTGCGTGCTCTGCCAGCAGGGCTTTGCCTTCAAACACACAGGAGGGGCCGGCCCCGAATGCTGTTTCTTGCCTCCTTTGCAGATGACCTTCTTCTTCTCGGACAGGCTGGTGCTGCTCTTTGACTTCTGGAGCGTGCACAGCCCCACAGGTAGGCTGTGCTCCCGAGTGAGCAaacccctccctccctgcaaaTGGTTGGAGAGCATTTTCACTGTCCTTGCTGAAAACGATTTGCTCAGCTGAGCGCAAGCTGTTCTTTTTGGGAGCAGAGCATTGCTGCTGATGGCATCGTTGGGGTTGTCTGTGCAGGGCTGGCGCTGTCAGTGCTGGTGATCCTGCTGCTCTCCGTGCTGTACGAAGTGGTGAAGATGGGCAAAGCCAAAGTGCTGCGGCGGGCGCTGCTGGCCGTGCCCCCCAACTTCAGCCAGGAAGCGCTGCTGGGACCAGATGAGGGGCACAGCGGggatggcggcggcggcggtggggACAGCGAGGACAGCAGCGTCCGGGAGCGTGAGGCTGCGCAGGGCAggtatggggctgggggtgctgggagggccaggagatggggatggagggaaggaCCACCTTCACCCTCTCCATAATCCCTTCCATATTCACTCAGAGCCAGGTTTGTGTCTGCCCTGCTGTTGCAGCCCCAAAGCAGTGGCCAAATCCTGGTCACCCACAGGGGTGATACCTGTACTTTCCCCATGCTGAGGGTCTCTGTCTTTCCCTACAGGTGGTTCCGGTACCATGTGGGTCAGACGCTGCTGCACGTGGTTCAGGTGGTGGTGGGCTACACGCTGATGCTGGCCGTCATGTCCTACAACGCATGGATCTTCCTCGGGGTGGTCGCAGGCTCCGCCATCGGCTACTTCGTGGTGTACCCACTGCTCTGGGTGGGCTACGGGGGGGGCACTTCTCATCCCGTCCAGTAGCACTGTCACTTCTGCTGGCTCTGTCCTTGTGCTGTGCAAGACACAGAGCCCTGAAGACGCAGTGCTGGGATGTGCGGTGCTGGCAAGGACGGGGCTGGCACCAGGGCTGTCCCCTGCCCTGCCACCGTGGCTGTCCCTGTGCTCTCAGGGAGCTTTgtggctgtgggatggggatgaTGCCTGCTGGTGGGGCACTGGGATGCTCCAGGTGTGCGCTGGGCAGGACTCAGCCCTGCTCATGCCCCCTCACGCTGTGCCTTGTGGGTGCTGGGCGCTGGCTCGTGCACCTCTCTTGTAGCACTTTAGGGCCGGGGTCGGggcgtgctgctgctgggatgccCATGGCAGTGAAACCATTGCATCgctcagctcttggctgctgcgTGCTGCAGAGCAATGGGGGCCCCGGCTCGCAGCAGGGTTTAGGAGTTAAGGATGCCCTCCTCtggttttaaataaagcttttttttctcttttattaattattataagcatatatatatttttaaaacatttgtataaCATTCTTAATAAAATATCTTGGAAGAGACAGGTTTGAAGTTCCCAAAGCAAGGCActtcggggggggggggggggggggccttCCCCAGTGGTTTGGGCTGGGCACCCCCTGGAGTGGCAGAAACAGCGGCACCAAACCTACAGCGGGGTCGAGTTGAGCTGCGGGGGGGCTGCAGGTGTGCACACACGGGTACACGCAGACGCCCCAGCCCCAACCATTTCTCCAGTGCTTTTAGTGCATCCCCACCCAGAGCCTGCGTCCAACCCTGCACTGGGGGGGTACCGCCCCCCCCCAGACCTCTGCTGAAGCCCCACGGCTGTGCCCCATCACTGCTGGTGTGAGGGCAGGGGGTGCTCACCTGTGCACAGCGAGGTGGGGTGCACCCCCCAGGACCAAATGCCACGCAGTGCTGCACACCCCAACCCTCGTGGACATGTTGGTGGAACCTCCTCTCGGTGGTAGCAGAGGATGCCCAGGAGCACCCCACCGCTGTGGGCATGGGGACGGCAGTGGGAGCATCCTGCAGCCCCGGGGTGGGTAAAGCATCTCTCCagtagaaaagaaggaaataaggcAGAAGAAGGACAGAGCAGAGTGCAGCGGGTGCCCTGTGCCAAGCCAGGCCCCCCCCAGCCTCTCCTAGCAGGACCACACAGGGCTCTTCCCAGTTAGGTGTTCCCCATCCCTCCCTGGTCCCAGCCCCCATCCCCAGCATCACCAGGGCCAGTCTGCAGCGGGAATGGGGCTAGAACTCAGTCTGCATCCCCTCAAAGCTCTCCGTCGTGCCCGCGGGCGGTGGGGGGCTGCATGCCACTGGGAGGGCCACCTCCTCACCCGTCTCCTTGTCACTGCGCTGGTGGCAAGCGGTCCCAGTGGGTGGCAATGGGACCTCGGCTCTGGGTGCAGGGGATGGTGGTGTGGCGTGAGGCACCTCATCTCCTGATGGGACCTCAGCTCCGGATGCAGGTGACGCCGGCATGGCGTGGTGCACCTTGTCGCTGGGTGGGACATCAGCTCTGGGTGCAGGGGATGGCGGTGTGGCACGATGCACCTTATCTCCAGATGGGATCTCGGCTCCAGATGTGACCTCAGCTCCAGATACGGGTGATGCAGGCGCAGCACGGTGCAGCCCATCCTGTGGCAGGACCTCAGCTCCAGTTGTGGGTGACGCAGGCATGGCATGCTGCACCTTACCCCCTGCTGTGCTCTCAGCTCCGGgtgccagtgctgctggtggtgcaCGGCGCACCCCATCCTCTGACGGGACCTCGGCTCCAGATGTGGGTGCTGCCGGCGCAGGACGCCGCACCCCATCCCCTTCACCGGCCGGACCCTTTGGGGGGACATCACCTGGTGCAGCCCCCgctgccaccaccacctccttggtGGCACCGCTGTCCCGCGTGCCGTGGGTACCGTTCGTCAGCCGCTCCTCTGTGAGCACCTCAATGCTCTCCTTGGACAGCGCTTCCCGAATCTCCGTCACCCCATCCGGGGACCTCGGCGGCTCCGGAGAGCTGGGCGACATCAGCATCTCCGCACCCATCTCATAGGGCAGGGCCCCCTCATCGTCCTGGATCACCGACACCACCTGCTTGGCTCTGCGGCGCTTGTCGGCGGCCGGCTCAGCCTCGGGCTGCCCGCCGTGCTCCTCGCCCCAGTCGATGGGGGTGCCCTCGCCCAGCAGGTGCAGGTTGGGATCGCTGTTGTGCATCACCATGCTGTCGCGGTACAGGTTGTGCTTCCGCTGCACGGCTGCCTCCTTCACGGCTGGTGGCACCGAGAGAGAGATCAGATGGGGTGGCACCGGCCCCCTGCACCTGGCGTGGGGGTCACCCTTCCTCCTATGGACCCCAGCACCTTGCATGGGGTGACCCATGGAACACAGCTCCTTGCATGGGGTCACCCCTCCCTTCTATGAAGCCCAGCATTGTGCATGGGGTCACTCTTCCTTCTGTGGATCCCAGCACTCAGTTGGACTCCCTAGATGCTCCCCATGCTGCTAAGCCCTTGCACACATGAGGGGTCTCCCCACCCAAGCAGCTGGAGCCCCCCAGAGCCCCCTACCTTGCATGATGTCCTTCATCACAGATTGCAGCACGACCTCCTCGTACGTGTTCTCTACCAGGATGAAGCTGGCAAAGTCTTCAAAGATGAGCTCCTGGAACTTGGCTAGCTCCTGCCAGAGGGGAGGGATCAGGGTGAGATGCAGGagctc
Coding sequences within:
- the SLC31A2 gene encoding probable low affinity copper uptake protein 2, which gives rise to MEMTFFFSDRLVLLFDFWSVHSPTGLALSVLVILLLSVLYEVVKMGKAKVLRRALLAVPPNFSQEALLGPDEGHSGDGGGGGGDSEDSSVREREAAQGRWFRYHVGQTLLHVVQVVVGYTLMLAVMSYNAWIFLGVVAGSAIGYFVVYPLLWVGYGGGTSHPVQ